The Salicibibacter halophilus DNA window AAGTGGAAATATCATCGATGTCAAACGAACGCCAATTGGGCGTGGACAAATGGGCGTAGGCACCGTTCATCATATTGCTTGGCGGGCAAAAGATGATGAAGACCATTTGGATTGGCAGCAGTATGTTAGTAGCAAAGGTTATGGAGTTACCGAAGTACAAGACAGGAATTATTTTAACGCGATCTATTTCAGAGAGCACGGGGAAATATTGTTTGAAATCGCCACGGATCCTCCGGGATTTGCCCATGATGAGTCTCATGAAACAATGGGCGAAGAATTGAAACTCCCTTCGCAATATGAACATCAGCGCGAGCAATTGAATGAACGTTTAATCCCAATCGAAGTAAGAAACCTGGATAAGTAAGGTGGTGCAGTCATGCTCTCTTTTGACCCTATAGACAATGCAGAACGGGAAAACTATAAACTGTTGACTGGAAGCATTGTTCCACGGCCCATCGCGTTTGTCACCAGTGTTGCAAAAGATGGAACAATCAACGCCGCGCCATTTAGCTATTTTAATGTTGTGTCCTCCAACCCGCCAATGCTTTCGGTTTCCATTCAGCGAAAAAATGGGGAGATGAAAGATACTGCCCGAAACAGCATAGAAAATCAAGCATTTGTTGTGCACATCGTTGACGAGCAAAATGTCGATCAAATAAACATCACGGCAGCTTCCTTCCCGGCGAATGCAAGTGAAATTGAAAAAACGGACTTATCACTTGTCGAAAGTGATGCCGTATCCGTTCCGGGCATCAAGGAAGCCAAAGTTCGATTTGAATGCACGCTGGAACAGTCCCTTGAACTGGAGAAAAGCCTTCAGTGGGCACAGATCTCCTGATCGGAAAGATTGTTCGTTTTCATATAGACAAGGAAATATATGAAAGGGGACGAATAAACCATCAAACGCTAGGCGCATTCAGTCGTTTGGCAGGTTCTAACTACGCGAAAATCGGTGACGCATTTTCCATCGAACGGCCGAAATAAATTGAAACGACACCAGTTTAAATTACACAATGGAGGATTATTATGGAACATTTAAAAGGAATACATCACGTTACTGCCATTACGAGCAGTGCCGAGAAAATTTATGAATTTTTCACGTACGTCTTAGGCGTGCGCTTAGTCAAAAAAACCGTGAATCAGGATGACATTCAAACCTATCACCTATTTTTCGCCGATGACGAAGGAAGCCCGGGAACAGACATGACATTCTTTGATTTCCCGGGCATTCCAAAGGGTGCTCATGGCACAAATGAGATTTTCAAAACATCCTTCCGTGTCCCGAATGACAAGGCTTTGGACTATTGGGCGAAACGTTTTGAGCGCTTGGAAGTCAAACACAAAGGCATCAAAGAGCAATTCGGCAAAAAGACACTTTCGTTTGTCGACTTTGATGACCAACAATATCAATTGATTTCCGATGAAAACAATCAAGGGGTTGCACCCGGCACACCATGGCAAAAAGGGCCGATTCCATTGGAATATGCGATCACTGGACTAGGACCACTCTTTGTACGCGTGGATAACATTAATTACTTCAAGGAAATGATGGAGAAGATCTTGTTATTTAACGAAATCGATAAAGAAGGTTCTTATCGCCTATTTGAAGTAGGCGAAGGGGGCAATGGCGCCCAAGTCATTGTGGAGTACAATACCGTTCTCCCGCAAGCACGCCAAGGATATGGAACAGTTCATCACTCCGCGTTCCGCGTCAATGACCGCGAGCATTTGGATGAATGGATCAAGCAACTGCAGAAGTTCAATTTGCCGAATTCCGGATATGTGGAGCGTTATTATTTTGGCTCATTATATTCGAATGTTGCTCCGCGCATATTGTTTGAATTTGCGACGGATGGTCCCGGATTCATGGGGGATGAAGCCTATGAAACACTTGGAGAAACGTTATCGTTACCCCCGTTCTTTGAATCCGAACGCGCAGAGATTGAAAGGCAAGTTCGCGCCATTGACACAGTAAGAAGTACAAAGGAATTTGAAAAGGAATACGAGTAAACAGTCCGGAATCTACCAGGTTCTCAGAATTATACATGGGGATGGGTCTAGCGTCAGCCAAGCTTGCATCTTTTTCTTAGGCCCTTTTTCATTGCTTAGTTTGATGAAGAATGCAACCATAAAAAGATTTATGGAGACAGACCCGATTAATTCCCTTCACGATCCTTTTGTGAACTACCCACCACTTAAACACTAACGTGTTTTGAAGTGGGGGCTTCTTGGGTCATTGCCCCTTTTGATAGCTGACAAAGTTTACCAAGCTAACCCTCTTGTTCCAAGAGTTTATATTTATATTAGGTAGTTGCTAATAAGCGCAACCCTTCTTTTTTGATATTCAGTGCGGCATTATAGTCTCTGTCGAGATTTAGTCCGCAATCACATTGGTACGTGCGTTCTGATAACGACATTTCTCTCATCGAACCACAACTTGAGCAAGTCTTCGTAGACGGAAACCATTTATTTAGTTTGACAAGTTGTTTCCCTTGCTCTTTTAGTTTGTAACGCAAAAAAGAAGTGAACATCCCCCATCCGTTGTCAGACACGCTTTTGCCGAAATTTAGGGCTTGTGACATCCCTTTCATATCCAAGTCCTCAATAATCACCGCATCAAACGATACGGCCAATGCCTTGGACTGATGATGGAGAAAATTTTTGCGTTGATTAGCGACTTTTTCTTGTAGCTTCGCGACTTTCACACGTTGTTTGTTCCAATTTGAAGAACCTTTCTTTTTTCGTGAGAGTTTACGCTGTTCAGACGCTAATTTCTCAAGCATTTGCCGATAGAAACGAGGGTAATTGGCTTTCTTACCTGTTTCACTATCGACGAATAGCCCATTCATCGCAAAATCTAAACCTACAACATGTTCAATTTCTTTATTTCTAATCTCTTTTTCATACTCTGTGAGAATAGAAACATAGTATTTTCCTGATGAAGTCATCGAAATGGTGCAAGATTTGATTGTATGATCAAAAGGGATCTCCCTGTGTTGCTTCATTTTTACCGTTTTTAGTTTAGGTAATTTGATATGACCATCCAACAACTGAATATTCCCATTTACGACGTTTGTTGTGTAGCTTTGTCTATGCCGTTTGCTTTTGAATTTCGGAAATTTAGCATTGTTTTCGAAAAATGCTTTGTATGCGTTATCTAAGTGTAGCTGTGCATTCGCCAAGGATAAAGAATCTACTTCTTTCAGCCATATAAATTCTTTTTTGTATTTCGCAGGAGTCGGATGTTTTGTCTTTTTCAATGCCTCTTTATCATCTTTCAGATTTTCATAAGTCTCTTTTCGTTCTGCTAACATTTTATTGTAGACAAACCGAACACAACCAAACGTTTGACGTATGAAGAAAGCTTGTTCATCTGTCGGGTACAAGCGAAACTTATATGCTTTGTTTAATTTAGCCATAGCAAATCCCCTCCCTTCGTTCCTTGGTTTTCAATATACGCTTTTACCATTTCGATAGGGGAACCACCAGTGGTTAGCAAACAAAAACTTCTTGACCAAAACATTTCTTTCCATAACTTCTTCCGAACATAAGAAAAATCCTTTTTGATGACTCTTGAACTTGAACTTTTGTATACATTGATAAACTTGGACCATTCGCTATTAGGTTGTGCTTTGAAAAGAATGTGTATATGGTCAATATCATGATTCCACTCAACCAATGCAATATTATAACGCTCACCCAGCGACACGAATTTATTTCTCGCATAGTCTGAAATAGCATCATCGATAACCTTTCTTCGATATTTCACGACGAGTACAAGGTGATCATACATCAAGAACACTGAATGATTGTTACTGTCAAATTTCATTGTTATATCAATCCTTATTCTTTCTAAGACTGATTATAACATATTTGAAAGAAAAGGGAAAGTATGTTTGGGATAAAGCCCAACCGAAATTCATCTCCCCCTTAACTAACGCTTGAAGAGGGAGATTTCTTTCGGAAAGGCGTTAAATAATTTATAAGAGCTTCGTACGTATCAATGCTATCTTGTTTTCGGTCGAGAGGAGCACCTAGCTGAATTTGCAGATCGAATGACCCATCCCTCTCCATGGATTGCTTATTCGCGTAAAAAAGCGTATTCAGTGGGGGCAGCCCGGACGTATGGGTCATCAAGTGATGAAGGGTTATCTCATCACTCCCTTTGAACGTAATCTCTGGGATATATGTTTTAATGGAGTCATGGACGGATAGTTCGCCGTTTTCTTGTAGCTGTAGAATCGCTATACAGGTCATCGACTTTGTTATACTGCCAATGCCAAAGACGGTGTCTGCTGTAACAGGCCATTGATTTTCCAGATCTCGATAGCCGAAGCCCTTTTCATAGCGTTGATGATTCAATGCGATTATGGTGCCTGGGGTTTGATGGCTAATGATGAGCGATTCAGCAAACGCTTCGTACTTTTCTTTATCCATGATAATGCCCCCATTTTTTTAGAAATCCTCCGTCTCCACTTCCTACGTGAGTGCCATGTGAAAATTATTTAACAAACGATTGAACTACATAGATAAGCGCACTAAAGTATTTGTTACTATAAATGTTGGCTAACATTGAATCAATTGTTAGTAATTGACTAGGACACAGAAGGCTTTAAAATGAATAAAAAGCTCGTTTACGGAGCACTATCAGTCGTTTTATCTGTAATGATGATGGCCTGTCGGCAGTGCAGTGTCTAATGCTAGTTTCAATATGTATTCCTTATTCCTATTGCTTCAAAATAAATCTGTTAGCCAATCAGTATCGTAACCAAATACCTCCCCTCCGATTAGAAAAGGAACATAAATGAATAATATTACTCCTAAAACAATAAAAAAGCAATGCGATAGCCAGGTTTTTCTTTCAGTTTTTCTCTACGCTTGTGCTGTTCACTTTTCGGTCCCTCTCGAAGAGGATCAATATCTTCCTCTCGAAGGGGCCCACGATTATTTCTCATATGAAAACCTCCACGCTCTAAGTGTACGTTCTGTCATCAGAGCATTAAATGATTTATTCAATCAATGGGAAGGTTAAGTTGCCATGAAACACCAAACCGATCATTTAACCACCCAAACTTCTGGCTGAACCCATAGTCACCTAACGGCATGAGTGCTTGCCCACCCATCATCAGCTTTTCATAAAGGTTGTTAATCTCTTCATCAGAATCACAAGTGATATAAAAGGAAAATGAAGGTGTGAAGGTAAACTCATGTTTAATATTACTATCAATACACATGAATTCTTGTTCCTTTAAAGAAAATGTCGCGTGCATTACTGTACCTTCATCCCCAACTTCATTTGCTTCGTATCGATTTATGCTTATAATACCTGAATCCTCAATGAGTGATGTGTAATAATTCATCGCCTCTTCTGCCTTTCCATCCTGAAACATTAAGAATGGTGTAACCTTTTGCACTATAAATCGACTCCCCATTTGTGTATTTGTCGTACATTTCAACCATCTTTTTTACTCTACGCCACTTTCTAAAATCGTAAACGCCTTCTTGCTACAATCAATCTCTGCCATCGCACCGTACGGCATCACAAACTTAGGCTCAGTATGGCCGAAATTCAAGTTATACAAAATTGGTAAATGTT harbors:
- a CDS encoding ring-cleaving dioxygenase, which produces MEHLKGIHHVTAITSSAEKIYEFFTYVLGVRLVKKTVNQDDIQTYHLFFADDEGSPGTDMTFFDFPGIPKGAHGTNEIFKTSFRVPNDKALDYWAKRFERLEVKHKGIKEQFGKKTLSFVDFDDQQYQLISDENNQGVAPGTPWQKGPIPLEYAITGLGPLFVRVDNINYFKEMMEKILLFNEIDKEGSYRLFEVGEGGNGAQVIVEYNTVLPQARQGYGTVHHSAFRVNDREHLDEWIKQLQKFNLPNSGYVERYYFGSLYSNVAPRILFEFATDGPGFMGDEAYETLGETLSLPPFFESERAEIERQVRAIDTVRSTKEFEKEYE
- a CDS encoding RNA-guided endonuclease TnpB family protein, which encodes MAKLNKAYKFRLYPTDEQAFFIRQTFGCVRFVYNKMLAERKETYENLKDDKEALKKTKHPTPAKYKKEFIWLKEVDSLSLANAQLHLDNAYKAFFENNAKFPKFKSKRHRQSYTTNVVNGNIQLLDGHIKLPKLKTVKMKQHREIPFDHTIKSCTISMTSSGKYYVSILTEYEKEIRNKEIEHVVGLDFAMNGLFVDSETGKKANYPRFYRQMLEKLASEQRKLSRKKKGSSNWNKQRVKVAKLQEKVANQRKNFLHHQSKALAVSFDAVIIEDLDMKGMSQALNFGKSVSDNGWGMFTSFLRYKLKEQGKQLVKLNKWFPSTKTCSSCGSMREMSLSERTYQCDCGLNLDRDYNAALNIKKEGLRLLATT
- a CDS encoding serine hydrolase domain-containing protein; this translates as MDKEKYEAFAESLIISHQTPGTIIALNHQRYEKGFGYRDLENQWPVTADTVFGIGSITKSMTCIAILQLQENGELSVHDSIKTYIPEITFKGSDEITLHHLMTHTSGLPPLNTLFYANKQSMERDGSFDLQIQLGAPLDRKQDSIDTYEALINYLTPFRKKSPSSSVS
- the tnpA gene encoding IS200/IS605 family transposase — translated: MKFDSNNHSVFLMYDHLVLVVKYRRKVIDDAISDYARNKFVSLGERYNIALVEWNHDIDHIHILFKAQPNSEWSKFINVYKSSSSRVIKKDFSYVRKKLWKEMFWSRSFCLLTTGGSPIEMVKAYIENQGTKGGDLLWLN
- a CDS encoding VOC family protein codes for the protein MQKVTPFLMFQDGKAEEAMNYYTSLIEDSGIISINRYEANEVGDEGTVMHATFSLKEQEFMCIDSNIKHEFTFTPSFSFYITCDSDEEINNLYEKLMMGGQALMPLGDYGFSQKFGWLNDRFGVSWQLNLPID